From the genome of Ailuropoda melanoleuca isolate Jingjing chromosome 5, ASM200744v2, whole genome shotgun sequence:
GTTTGGGGAGGACACTAACATCTGAACTGGTATATGCATAAAGCAGAAACTGTTCCCTAATGTGGGTGGCCCTCATTCAAACAGCTGAAGACCCGAACAGACAGAAACGCTGATCCCACCTTGATAAGGGGGAACTCCTCTTGCCTGCCTGCCTTAAACTGGGACGTGAGTCTCCTCCTGCCTTCAAACTCAAACTGACACATTGGTTCTTAGTTCTCAAGCCTATTGGTTTTGGACTGGAACTTACACCGTGGGCTTTCCTGCTTCTTAGGCCGTAGGACTTGGACCGAAAGTACACCATTGGCTCTTCTGGGtccagcttgccaactgcagATCTTGAGACcgctcagcctccataatcaagTGAGCaaattccttataataaacctctttctatatatttatatcctaTTAAATATGTTTCTCTGGAGGACCCTAATACATAGGTATACAGAAACTCTAGAAATCATGCAATGCATTTTTATTGATCTAAGAATTCACTCAAACAAAATAACCATTTGGTTTTTACTgtaaataatttacattaggaTTTGTTAGATTTGTGTCCCCTAGGTCCCTGAAAGCTTTGGAGTACCAGGCCTTGGAAGCTGGCATAAAAGCCAGGATTTGGACAGATCTGCAAAGGATTTTGGATAAGCAGGGGACAATCTATCACAATGACAAAACCATTAACTGGGCAAGGTGACCAGAAAACCTTGCTATATTCGAATTCCAGGGTCTTCAACTGATATTATAAATGGGGAAGAAGCTATTGTTGCCAGAAACCAAGTGAGAAGTGTGGGCAGATGCAAACACAAAAGTGTATTTCTCCAATAAGTTTGCAGGAAAGCAGTCATCCTGGAATGCTTTGTAGAAGCAACTCCATTTGAAACATGAAATACTAAatactacagttgacccttgaacaacaggggaTTAGGGGCAGCAACCCCCCACCCAGTTGAAAACCCAGATATAATTTTttactccccaaaaacttaattactaatagcctactgttgaccaggaACCTTACGAATAAAGttgattaacatgtattttttgttatatgtattatatactatatacttaaactagaaaaaatgttaataataagaGAAGATACACTTACAGTACTGCATTTGTCGAAAAACATCTGCAAGGTAAGTGGAGCTGTGCAGTTCAAACCAGTGTTGTTCAGCGGTAACTGTGCTTCTATAATGGTGACTTGAAGTTTCCTCACAAAACTGAAAGCTTGACTAtcatgagggggaaaaaaaagatctacaaAGTATGCTTAAGAAAAGCAAATAGGCACCGTGGTGGCTCAGTCCggtgagcgtctgactcttggttccagcgtagttatgatctcagggtcctgggattgagccccatgttgggctccatgctctctctcaaatgaataaatattaagaaaaaaaggaaagacaagtaGATAGCCCGAAGAATTAACTCAATGGCTAAAACCATCATCATGAATAAAGAGGAGATGGTGCCACATTGGTGACTGGGAAATTAGATTATAAGAAGACCAAGATGGTTGCACACTAATAATGGGGTTTTGAAACCATAAGTGATACTTGCTTTAAATATCTGGTATGAATCTACTGAGCTGAAGGAAGTCTGAACTTAGCAGGCCTAAGTGGTGATTCAGTCTACCACACCTGCCGGTGGAGTGGGTCGTGGGCAGGGTAGTGTCTGTGGCTTTAGAGAGCACGTGGTTAGGCCCAAGAGGACTGAAAGCTGAGAACCAAGATGCTAAGCATTagcaaatttattattttattctgatttgaTTGTCACACTGTCTGCATAGGAATATTTTCTCTGCAGAGTAGCAACGTGAAGGAACGGCAttccatgcctggcacacacacAGTGACTTCATGATGAAAAACCTGAGGCATTCACGTCAGAATGCCTGGTCCGGTCAGGAGATTTGGATTCTGTCTATCAATCACAGTAacctcaccctcacccctgcaGTCAATGGGATCTGCAGTCAATGTACTAGATTAACTCAACCTAGAACCTCAGAATTAGACACAAGCTCAAACGGGTATGGTGAGAAGTCCCCAGAAATCTAGATGATGTCATATCCAGAGCTTACAGGGTCATCTCACGGTTTACACTGAATGAATGTTTGTCAGCACCTGTGTTCAAGGCACAGAGGGGAGCGTAGGATGTCACGGATCTGACCAACTGATGGAGGATTCTTTATAGGCAAAATGGTCAGAGCAGCAGACCCCATCAGAGCCTTCTGCCAGGAGACTAATCATGAAGTGCTGACTGGAGGTGGTTAGCCAGTCTGGAAGCCCATTTCAGTGCATCTAACACAAGATGATGGGAAGCGGTCGATAAAGCCCAGCCCAGTTTCTGTGGGCAGGAGGGGCTGTGCGTGGCTTCGGTTCAATGAGGAATGAGCACCAACCCTGCCACGTACGACGTGGGTCACtgtgatgggattttttttccgaCGTGGCTCCTCCGGTGTTGAACAAGGTATGAGGTCCGGGTGAAGCCTTTTCCACAGGTGTCACACTGatagggtttctcaccagtgTGGATTTTTTGGTGTTCAATAAGGCTTCTGTTGCGAGTGAAACTTCTCTCACACTCATTACATTTATAAGACACAGGAGCCTCGACATGTTCCCACCGGCCTTCCACCCTCCCCTGACTCTCCCAGGTCTCTCCACGTTCAGGATCCTGCGCGTTTTTATCGCCATGGATCCTCTGGTGTCTCAGGAGGTGTGAATTCCGCCGAAAAGCTTTGCCACACGTGCTGCACTGGTATGGCTTCTCCCCCGTGTGGATTCTGTGATGTTCCAGGAGGCTGCAGCTCTGGCTGAAGGTCTTTCCACAGTCCTCGCACTCATagggcttctccccagtgtgggttCTCTGGTGTTTGATAAGGTCTGAGCTGTGACtgaaggccttgccacattcttcaCACTCATATGGTTTCTCACCAGTGTGGACTCTCTGATGGATGACGAGGGCAGAGCTCCCGATGAAGGTCTTGCCGCATTCCTCACATTCGTagggtttctccccagtgtggattCTCCTGTGTTTAGTCAGGCCTGAACTCTGAGCAAAACTCTTTCCACATTCATGACAATAGTGCCGCCTACTTCCTGTggcatttttctgctttcttggtAACCTGTCCTCCTGTTCACCAGCTTCTGCACAAGCAGGAATCTGGGCAACGTCGTCACCCAGGTGGCACAGTATTTCCCCAGCCTCTTGTCCTGGATGTTTTTCATCTGGGGGCGGGTCCGTGATCTCAGCCTGCATGTCACCACCTGAAATAACAAGTGGCCAGACATGGTCAGTTATGCCCTGCCACAGAGTTCCACACATGCTGGGGTGAGGATTTCCATGCAAGGATAAGGATGGGAATAAAGGGGGACAACGGGTGCCGGGGAGAAAGGAGACTGGAGAACAGGCATGGGGCCACTGGAAGCAGGGTACACACTGGGAGTGGAGGAAGGTGGTGAGGACTGTGCTGGGGACATCTACAGAGGCTCTAAGTCCTAAGGACGAAGGCAGGGCCCTGCACTGGGGCTGGACACTAGGAGGACTGGACAGAAAGCAGCAGGAAGCAGGCAAGCGTAAGGACTTGTGAAACGTTCCGTAAGAAATGGGGCACACGGGAGCTTAGAAACTGCTCCCTAATCAGGGATACGAGCAGTCACTCTGGTCCCAGACAAGGTCTGGCTTCGGTGCTGACAGCTCTGAGCTGGAGCTCCCGCTGTACCGCCACAGAGCTGTGTGAGCTCAGACCAAGTCAGGCTGTTCCCCTGATCCCTCATTAGCTCTGCCGTCCATTCCAGGTCACTTCTCGCTCTCACGCTCTACGGTCCCATGGCCCATTTCCTGAGGAGGCCTCAGCTCTCCTCTGTCGAGGCCGGCAACGGGAAGGGGATCAGCACTGTGCACCGGCTGTGAgcgagccctgtgctgggggtTGCACCTGCTGCGTCCCACTTCACCTGACCAGAACGCTGGCAGAACAGGAAGGAGGCAAGGTCACAAGGGTTAAGGAGCTGGTCACACATGTGGTTAGGAGCTAGGGTTCAGAAACGGTGGCTCTGATTGCAAACAGTTCAAACAGCTTCTCACAGCCCAGTAGGTTCTGACCGACAAAGGAAGCCACAAACCCCTAGGAGAAACCAGCACCCATCCGTCTTACCCAGGGGGGTCAGGCCGCCACAGTTCTCCTGCCTTTCATCTCTGTGGAAGCTCCCTTGAGGTGAATCCAGCTGTGTCCATGCAGGGGAGAAAGCCAGGGCCACATCTTCCGTCTTCAGCAAGCCCTGAAACAGCACACGATCCCACCTAGTTCCTCTTCCCAATGTCATGCCCACAGCTGGGCACAGGAGAGCGAATGTCCCCTCTACAGGCTCTGCAGACCACGCCAGTGCAGCACTGTAATACCCACTTCACCGAGTCAACAAAACAACACTAGAAGTAAAGAATCAGTGAGCACATGAGGATAAGTGTCTTATCTGTGAATCAGTATCCAGACAAAATAAAGGCCAACCCAGTGAAAGGACTGGAACCAAACCAAAACCTTTCACAAGATTTGCAGTGTGATTTTCAGCCAAGTAGTGATGGGGGCTCATTGACAtgaatgattattaaaatacaaCGAAATGTAAGTGTGAGGTGAGAACAGTCAGAGAAGAAAGTGGGATTACAGAATCTCAAGGATATGAAGAACTGGGTAAGAAAGTAAAATCCGGTTTAAGTAAAGACTGTTCAGATTGTATTATTAGTTGAGATAAATGGACATGCCTCATCTGTCCTCTCCACTTTTAAATTCCTTGAGAGCCAGAGACAATGTGTTTATACCCTAGTAACgccattttaaaaaaccacaaaacttggggcgcctgggtggctcagttagttaagcgtctgcctttggctcaggtcatgatcccaagatcctgggatggagccccgagtcgggctccttgctcagctgggagtctgcttctccctctccttatgcccctcccccttcttgtgcacaCACGCgcgttctctctttcaaataaatacaaaaaatctttaaaaaacacttcaaaaCAAAAGCACCATCACAACAAAAGCTTCAGCTTGCATTTGTGGAATTGTCCTTATTGAAGAAGACCCACTGAAGAAGGAGCTGACCAGACAGACGGAGTAGGGAAGATGTGGGAAGGAAGCACAGACAGCACCCAAGCTAGTCATAAAATAGGAAAAGGCTCTTAACTAGGCACCAAGAAGTTAGACAATGACAAACAACACTGGCatacatgagaaaattaaaatcccaTCTAGGATTTGGGTGGATGTAGGATATagggcgggagggagggaccAGTACAGGATG
Proteins encoded in this window:
- the LOC100477265 gene encoding zinc finger protein with KRAB and SCAN domains 4 gives rise to the protein MARESQESTALNDESAENRIGLLVVKVEEEEASAFVEAASPVQGSENYRRRFRGFRYPEAEGPREALSRLRELCRRWLRPETHSKEQIVELLVLEQFLTILPGDLQAWVREQQPESGDEAVVLLEYLQTQLEEPGPQGPGGDQRQLLCCKMAVLTPAQRPWSSQFQPMKPLLKQESLGSQASADRVLQVPGLGPGRHCRGDAVVAARLPPEPQGLLKTEDVALAFSPAWTQLDSPQGSFHRDERQENCGGLTPLGGDMQAEITDPPPDEKHPGQEAGEILCHLGDDVAQIPACAEAGEQEDRLPRKQKNATGSRRHYCHECGKSFAQSSGLTKHRRIHTGEKPYECEECGKTFIGSSALVIHQRVHTGEKPYECEECGKAFSHSSDLIKHQRTHTGEKPYECEDCGKTFSQSCSLLEHHRIHTGEKPYQCSTCGKAFRRNSHLLRHQRIHGDKNAQDPERGETWESQGRVEGRWEHVEAPVSYKCNECERSFTRNRSLIEHQKIHTGEKPYQCDTCGKGFTRTSYLVQHRRSHVGKKIPSQ